In Leptospira koniambonensis, the following proteins share a genomic window:
- the whiG gene encoding RNA polymerase sigma factor WhiG encodes MSKLFEKYNNTDETELWKSYRATKDQNIRSYLVEKYSPLVKHVAGRIAIGMPQNVEFDDLVSYGVFGLLDAIEKFDPDRQIKFKTYAMTRIRGSIFDELRSIDWIPRSIRQKAKQLEQIIGMLENKEGAHVEDEAIAKEMGISVEEFNSLLTKISGTSLVSLNDIWFLGDENDEVSFMETLESPMNMNPDTIIEKEEIKNVIVEAIKTLPDKEKKVIVLYYYEDLTLKEIGEVLEVTESRISQLHTRAVARLRSKLGKVKSVISKK; translated from the coding sequence ATGTCCAAACTTTTCGAAAAATACAATAATACGGATGAAACCGAACTTTGGAAGTCCTACAGGGCTACTAAAGACCAGAATATTCGCAGTTATCTTGTAGAAAAATATTCTCCTCTAGTCAAACACGTGGCTGGTCGTATCGCGATCGGTATGCCTCAGAACGTTGAGTTCGATGATCTAGTTTCATACGGTGTGTTTGGTCTTCTTGATGCGATCGAAAAATTCGATCCAGATAGACAGATCAAATTTAAAACCTATGCGATGACTCGTATCAGAGGTTCTATCTTTGACGAACTTCGTTCCATCGACTGGATCCCTCGCTCTATTCGCCAAAAAGCGAAACAGTTGGAGCAAATTATTGGGATGCTCGAGAATAAAGAGGGCGCTCACGTGGAAGATGAGGCGATCGCAAAAGAAATGGGGATCTCTGTCGAGGAGTTTAACTCACTTCTTACTAAGATCAGCGGCACGTCACTCGTCTCTTTAAATGATATTTGGTTTCTCGGCGATGAGAACGACGAGGTTTCTTTCATGGAGACATTAGAATCTCCGATGAATATGAACCCGGACACCATCATAGAAAAAGAAGAGATTAAAAATGTGATCGTGGAAGCGATCAAAACACTTCCTGACAAAGAAAAAAAAGTAATCGTTCTTTATTATTACGAAGATCTAACATTAAAAGAGATCGGAGAAGTGTTGGAAGTTACCGAATCCAGGATTTCCCAACTTCATACGAGAGCTGTAGCAAGACTTCGTAGTAAATTAGGAAAGGTTAAATCAGTTATTAGTAAAAAGTAG